One window from the genome of Paenibacillus azoreducens encodes:
- the glyA gene encoding serine hydroxymethyltransferase, protein MMDQLRKKDPAVLDAMDLELKRQRNNIELIASENIVSEAVMEAMGSVLTNKYAEGYPGKRYYGGCERVDIVETIARDRAKELFGAEHANVQPHSGAQANMAVYLAAIKPGDTVLGMNLAHGGHLTHGSPVNASGLLYNFVAYGVQEDSFLIDYDEVRKAAFKHRPRMIVAGASAYPRIIDFEALASIANDVGALFMVDMAHIAGLVAAGLHPSPVPHAHFVTTTTHKTLRGPRGGLILCKQPWAQAIDKAVFPGTQGGPLMHVIASKAVALGEALDPSFKTYAGNIVKNAKVLAETLVSEGLNLVSGGTDNHLMLVDTRSVNITGKDAEKVLDSIGITVNKNAIPFDPTSPFVTSGIRIGTPAVTSRGMDEAAMVKIGKIIAMTLKQPKDDTVLSKAAAMVKELTDQYPLYPELNY, encoded by the coding sequence ATGATGGATCAATTGCGTAAGAAAGACCCGGCTGTATTGGATGCCATGGATTTGGAGCTGAAACGCCAGCGGAACAATATCGAACTGATCGCTTCGGAGAATATCGTCAGCGAAGCGGTTATGGAAGCAATGGGCTCTGTCCTCACGAATAAATATGCGGAAGGTTATCCTGGCAAACGTTACTACGGCGGCTGCGAACGCGTCGATATCGTAGAAACGATCGCCCGCGACCGGGCTAAGGAGCTGTTTGGAGCAGAGCATGCCAACGTTCAGCCGCATTCCGGCGCACAAGCGAACATGGCTGTATATCTTGCGGCCATTAAACCCGGCGATACAGTGCTGGGCATGAATCTTGCCCATGGCGGCCATCTGACTCACGGCAGCCCTGTCAACGCTTCCGGCCTTTTGTACAATTTCGTGGCCTATGGCGTGCAGGAAGACAGCTTCCTGATCGATTACGATGAAGTCCGCAAAGCGGCTTTCAAACATCGTCCGCGCATGATCGTAGCCGGCGCCAGTGCGTATCCGCGCATCATTGATTTCGAAGCCTTAGCTTCCATCGCGAATGATGTGGGGGCGCTGTTTATGGTCGATATGGCTCATATTGCGGGTCTGGTTGCCGCAGGCCTTCATCCAAGCCCTGTGCCGCATGCCCATTTCGTCACGACCACAACGCATAAAACATTGCGCGGTCCGCGCGGCGGCTTGATTCTGTGCAAACAACCGTGGGCGCAAGCGATCGACAAGGCGGTATTCCCGGGCACCCAAGGCGGACCGCTCATGCATGTGATTGCATCGAAAGCCGTGGCGCTTGGCGAAGCCCTTGATCCTTCCTTCAAGACCTATGCCGGAAATATCGTGAAAAACGCCAAAGTACTGGCTGAAACGCTTGTTAGCGAAGGACTGAACCTGGTTTCCGGCGGAACGGACAACCACTTGATGCTGGTGGATACCCGCAGCGTCAACATCACGGGTAAAGACGCCGAGAAGGTTCTCGATTCCATCGGCATTACGGTTAATAAAAATGCGATTCCATTTGATCCGACCAGCCCGTTCGTAACCAGCGGAATCCGGATCGGTACGCCGGCCGTAACCTCGCGTGGCATGGATGAAGCCGCGATGGTGAAGATTGGCAAGATCATCGCCATGACGCTGAAACAGCCTAAAGACGACACTGTGCTTTCAAAGGCTGCCGCGATGGTGAAGGAATTGACGGATCAATATCCGCTGTACCCGGAACTGAACTATTAA